One stretch of Prunus persica cultivar Lovell chromosome G1, Prunus_persica_NCBIv2, whole genome shotgun sequence DNA includes these proteins:
- the LOC18787819 gene encoding zinc finger MYM-type protein 1 produces the protein MVLTVGSGIWRNIGHPGYSFYRVNPRHGIYLNGVLHWIGRSCRDRSRRLICVFDVESERFQELPLPLSSQNLRRTYFKLGILKGWLSVIHKVNDVISVWVMKDYGVKESWTKEHEFKEPVGSFVTSTMKFTDQGIMERFFKRKSSLGSSDSMGSSRTSCSRQSELDEVLANLQADPGLRIRMMEYDTNIRDEVRRAYLQKGPCQPRGHSFPQSNISGINRRFIPQWFDEFDWLEYSVSKDAAFCLYCYLFKSNFEQVGSEAFTGVGFKNWKKGRERIKVHVGPVGSVHNKAREATTNLMNQNTHIETAVSKHSEQARVAYRRCLIASIKCTKFLLRQGLSFRGNDESATSSNRGNYLELLQFLADNDEKVKEVVLENAPGNLKLVAPSIQKDIVNACAGETLDVIMSGLKDRFFSILVDEARDILVKEQMAMVLRYVDDSGHVIERFVGIQHVTDTTSSSLKDAIDIFFSSNGLSFSKLRGQGYDGASNMRGELNGLKTKILREQPCAYYVHCFAHQLQLALVAVAKKNIDIASFFTTTNSVVNHVGASCKRRDALRAQLQEELVVAFENDCLITGRGLHQETSLKRAGDTRWSSHYGTIISIISMFSSVIHVLQMIIDDNPNDSAGEANKIQREMLTFQFVFHLFLMKAILGLTNDVSQALQKKDQEIVNAMALVKSCKEKLHWMRNNGFDALVEEVSSFCDKHHIDVPNMDEAFVLPGRSRRNAPIKTNRHHYRVELFIYVIDEQLTELDDRFNEVNTELLICLACLSPNDSFVAFDKQKLLRLAQFYPQDFSDGDLLALEDQLELYIHYVCSSSDFSNLQGIGDLAKKMVETRMHRAFNYVYLLITLALVLPVATTSVERAFSVMNIIKGPLRNKMGDQWLNDSLLVYVEKDVFDCIENEAIMLRFQNMKPRRGQL, from the exons ATGGTTTTGACTGTTGGCTCTGGAATTTGGAGAAACATTGGGCACCCTGGCTACTCATTTTATAGGGTAAATCCTCGTCATGGGATTTATCTCAATGGGGTTCTTCATTGGATTGGTCGCAGTTGTAGGGACAGGTCCCGGCGTTTGATATGTGTCTTTGATGTTGAAAGTGAGCGGTTCCAAGAGTTACCACTACCGCTTTCTTCTCAAAATCTGCGAAGAACATATTTTAAGCTCGGAATATTAAAAGGTTGGCTCTCTgtaattcataaagtaaatgaTGTTATCAGTGTTTGGGTGATGAAGGATTACGGGGTGAAGGAGTCTTGGACTAAAGAGCATGAGTTTAAAGAACCAGTTGGTTCTTTTGTCACTTCAACAATGAAATTTACTGACCAAGG CATTATGGAAAGattttttaagagaaagtCATCATTGGGTAGTTCGGATAGTATGGGTAGTTCAAGAACTTCATGTTCAAGACAAAGTGAGTTAGATGAGGTTTTGGCTAATCTTCAGGCAGACCCGGGACTAAGAATTCGCATGATGGAGTATGATACTAATATTAGAGATGAGGTTCGAAGAGCATATCTACAAAAAGGGCCTTGTCAACCAAGAGGTCATTCTTTCCCACAAAGTAATATCTCAGGAATTAATCGACGCTTCATTCCCCAATGGtttgatgaatttgattgGTTGGAGTATAGTGTATCTAAAGATGCTGCATTTTGTCTTTATTGCTATCTCTTTAAATCCAATTTTGAACAAGTGGGTAGTGAAGCCTTCACTGGAGTAGGGTTTAAGAATTggaagaaagggagagaaagaaTAAAGGTGCATGTTGGACCGGTTGGTAGTGTTCATAATAAAGCTAGAGAAGCTACTACAAATTTGATGAATCAAAATACACATATTGAAACGGCTGTGAGCAAACACTCCGAACAAGCTCGTGTGGCATATCGAAGATGCTTAATTGCATCAATCAAGTGCACTAAGTTTCTATTGAGACAAGGTCTTTCTTTTCGTGGAAATGATGAAAGTGCCACTTCAAGCAATAGGGGAAATTACTTGGAGCTATTGCAATTCCTTGCGGACAATGATGAGAAAGTTAAAGAAGTTGTGTTGGAAAATGCTCCGGGGAATCTCAAGTTAGTAGCTCCAAGTATTCAAAAAGATATTGTCAATGCATGTGCGGGGGAAACACTTGATGTTATCATGAGTGGTTTAAAAGATAGATTCTTTTCTATATTGGTGGATGAAGCACGTGATATTTTGGTGAAAGAGCAAATGGCTATGGTGTTGCGTTATGTGGACGACTCCGGGCATGTAATTGAAAGGTTTGTGGGGATTCAACATGTTACCGACACCACTTCAAGTTCACTAAAGGATGCCATTgacatattcttttcttccaatGGTTTGAGCTTTTCTAAGTTACGAGGACAAGGTTATGATGGAGCTAGCAATATGAGAGGTGAGTTGAATGGCCTTaaaacaaagattttgagagaaCAACCTTGTGCATACTATGTTCATTGCTTTGCTCATCAACTTCAACTAGCACTTGTTGCCGTAGCAAAGAAGAATATTGATATTGCCTCTTTCTTCACAACCACTAATAGTGTGGTTAACCATGTTGGAGCATCTTGTAAGCGGCGTGATGCACTTAGAGCACAACTTCAAGAAGAGCTTGTGGTAGCTTTTGAAAATGATTGTCTTATCACGGGGCGAGGTTTGCATCAAGAAACAAGTCTCAAACGTGCCGGTGACACACGATGGAGCTCACATTACGGTACCATTATTAGCATCATTTCTATGTTTTCATCTGTGATTCATGTGCTTCAAATGATTATTGATGATAATCCCAATGATAGTGCCGGTGAAGCAAATAAGATTCAAAGGGAAATGCTTACTTTTCAGTTTGTGTTTCACTTATTCTTAATGAAAGCTATATTGGGACTCACAAATGATGTGTCACAAGcattgcaaaagaaagatcaagaaaTTGTGAATGCAATGGCTTTGGTGAAATCATGCAAGGAAAAGCTACATTGGATGAGGAATAATGGGTTTGATGCATTGGTTGAAGAGGTGTCTTCATTTTGTGACAAACATCATATTGATGTTCCTAACATGGATGAGGCATTCGTACTTCCAGGGAGGTCAAGGCGTAATGCTCCAATAAAGACAAATCGTCATCATTATCGTGTGGAGCTCTTTATTTATGTCATTGATGAGCAACTTACGGAGTTGGATGATCGTTTTAATGAGGTAAATACTGAGTTGCTTATTTGTTTGGCATGCTTGAGTCCGAATGATTCATTTGTAGCTTTTGATAAACAAAAGCTACTTCGTCTTGCTCAATTTTATCCTCAAGACTTTTCGGATGGGGATCTTTTGGCacttgaagatcaacttgAGCTTTATATTCATTATGTGTGTTCGAGTAGTGATTTCTCTAACTTGCAAGGGATTGGTGATCttgcaaaaaaaatggtggagaCAAGGATGCATCGAGCATTCAATTATGTGTATTTGCTTATTACATTGGCTCTAGTTTTACCGGTTGCTACTACTTCAGTCGAGAGGGCATTTTCCGTCATGAATATTATCAAAGGTCCACTTCGGAACAAAATGGGAGATCAGTGGTTGAATGATAGCTTACTTGTTTACGTTGAGAAGGATGTTTTTGATTGTATTGAAAATGAAGCTATAATGCTAcgttttcaaaatatgaaacctCGTCGTGGccaattgtaa
- the LOC18787854 gene encoding F-box/kelch-repeat protein At3g06240, translating into MKRIIQCFRHPATNRSRTPKQEDDDEEEEHDQRPYILQLSDHIILEIFCKIPTKTLIQCKRVCKSWRRCLSDPEFTRELFSRTPACLLVTGFRWQWGHFLVDLDGTWNPNVVALKLSSEISLRTRTTMVGSCNGFLCHYSRHHLHIFNPVTGELLPLPTPSELGTLGDCYGFGFGPVSRVYKLVRIVPKQVMVLTVGSGIWRNIGHPAYSFSGITPCHGIYHKGFLHWIGRTCGDSSRRLVCAFHVETEQFQELPLPPPFYDLDKTYFKLGVLNGWLSVILNLNGDISVWVMKESWTKEHEFKDPVGSFGTSILKFTEEGQVLGLNYDDHSMQAYTLARTGLVRVEVDGLPLTISEAWDLVLSFVSLEDRSP; encoded by the coding sequence ATGAAGAGAATTATACAATGCTTCCGCCACCCAGCAACCAACAGAAGCAGAACCCCAAAACAAGAAGACGACgatgaagaggaagagcaTGATCAGAGACCCTACATTCTGCAATTGTCAGACCACATAATACTGGAGATTTTCTGCAAAATCCCAACAAAAACTCTCATCCAATGCAAGCGTGTGTGCAAGTCTTGGCGGCGTTGTCTCTCAGACCCTGAATTCACCAGAGAACTATTTTCACGAACACCCGCTTGCCTCTTGGTTACTGGCTTCCGCTGGCAGTGGGGCCACTTCTTGGTCGACCTCGACGGGACCTGGAACCCAAACGTCGTCGCCTTGAAGCTTTCCAGTGAAATAAGTCTCCGAACTAGAACTACCATGGTAGGCTCGTGCAATGGCTTCCTCTGTCACTACTCGAGACATCATCTTCACATATTCAATCCCGTTACTGGTGAGCTTTTACCTCTTCCAACACCTTCAGAGCTTGGTACACTTGGAGACTGTTATGGTTTTGGGTTCGGTCCCGTCAGTCGTGTTTATAAACTAGTTCGGATAGTGCCTAAACAAGTAATGGTTTTGACTGTTGGCTCTGGGATTTGGAGAAACATTGGGCACCCTGCCTACTCTTTTAGTGGCATAACTCCTTGTCATGGGATTTATCACAAAGGTTTTCTTCATTGGATTGGTCGCACTTGTGGGGACAGCTCTCGGCGTTTGGTATGTGCCTTTCACGTTGAAACAGAGCAGTTCCAAGAGTTACCACTACCGCCTCCTTTTTATGATCTGGATAAAACTTATTTTAAGCTCGGAGTATTAAATGGTTGGCTCTCTGTAATTCTTAACTTGAATGGCGATATCAGTGTTTGGGTGATGAAGGAATCTTGGACTAAAGAGCATGAGTTTAAAGACCCAGTTGGTTCTTTTGGCACTTCAATATTGAAATTTACTGAGGAAGGGCAAGTCTTGGGGTTAAATTATGATGATCATTCAATGCAGGCTTACACTCTCGCAAGAACTGGCCTTGTGAGGGTTGAGGTTGATGGACTACCTTTAACGATTTCGGAGGCATGGGACCTTGTTCTGAGCTTTGTTTCGCTTGAGGATAGATCACCATAG
- the LOC109946434 gene encoding exopolygalacturonase-like — MALKLRFLAMLLFLLLASTAKANPSVFDVTSATYGAKPGSDVTKALAKAWSDACASPSASKVVVPSGTYKLKEATFRGPCKAPIEMQVRGTLQAPANAGQFTRPDTWVGFQYIDKLTLSGGGTFDGQGALVWGQNDCHKNKNCKPMPINLRFEFITNSRVQDITSLNSKNFHMHVFRCKYTTFQHLTITAPEESINTDGIHIGASTGVNITHAKIRTGDDCVSIGDDSHQITVTDVTCGPGHGISIGSLGRYKEEKAVTGIIVKNCTLTNTQNGVRIKTWPDSPSSSTASDIHYENIIMVNVSNPILIDQLYCPYTRCDQKPPSKVKINNVSFKNIKGSSFTPLAVKLVCSRGLPCENVKLTNIDLTYSGDQGPLTSLCSNVKPTITGMKKALACATSSLAPLPLSKK; from the coding sequence ATGGCTCTGAAATTAAGATTCTTGGCAATGCTTTTGTTCTTATTGTTAGCATCTACAGCTAAAGCTAATCCTAGTGTATTTGATGTGACAAGTGCAACATACGGTGCAAAGCCTGGCTCTGATGTCACAAAGGCCTTGGCCAAGGCTTGGAGTGATGCATGTGCATCGCCATCGGCAAGTAAAGTTGTTGTTCCGAGTGGGACATACAAGTTAAAGGAAGCAACTTTCAGAGGCCCCTGTAAGGCTCCTATTGAGATGCAAGTTCGAGGCACATTGCAGGCTCCAGCAAACGCTGGCCAATTCACAAGACCGGATACTTGGGTTGGTTTTCAGTACATTGATAAGCTCACCTTATCAGGTGGTGGGACTTTTGATGGCCAAGGAGCACTTGTTTGGGGTCAAAATGACtgccacaaaaacaaaaattgcaaacCAATGCCCATTAATCTGAGGTTCGAATTCATCACCAATTCCAGAGTTCAGGACATAACTTCACTTAATAGCAAAAATTTCCACATGCATGTTTTTAGATGCAAGTACACTACATTTCAACATCTTACCATCACAGCACCTGAAGAGAGCATAAATACAGATGGAATCCATATCGGGGCTTCAACTGGTGTCAACATTACTCATGCAAAGATTAGAACTGGGGATGATTGTGTTTCTATTGGTGATGACTCCCACCAAATCACAGTGACTGATGTTACTTGTGGGCCAGGCCATGGCATAAGCATTGGAAGCCTTGGAAGATATAAGGAAGAAAAGGCTGTGACCGGGATCATAGTTAAGAATTGCACCCTGACTAATACGCAGAATGGTGTGAGAATCAAAACATGGCCAGATTCTCCTTCTAGCAGTACTGCCTCAGATATACACTATGAGAATATTATCATGGTTAATGTCAGTAACCCTATCCTCATAGACCAATTATATTGCCCATATACTCGGTGTGACCAAAAGCCTCCGTCAAAAGTTAAGATCAACAATGTCAGCTTCAAGAACATTAAGGGCTCATCTTTCACTCCACTTGCAGTCAAGCTTGTATGTAGTAGGGGCCTAccatgtgagaatgtgaagttGACTAACATTGATCTCACCTACAGTGGAGACCAAGGCCCTCTTACCTCTCTGTGTTCTAATGTCAAGCCCACAATTACTGGCATGAAAAAGGCTCTTGCTTGTGCTACATCGTCCTTGGcacctcttcctttatccaaGAAGTAG
- the LOC18787832 gene encoding F-box protein At3g07870 isoform X2, whose protein sequence is MKRNKRAPTNRNRPPNQEDDDDEEEHDQKPYLLHLPEHIIMEIFCKIPTKTLIQCKRVCKSWRSWLSDPQFTKELFSRTPACLLVTGVRSRWGHFLVDLDRAGWQNDVALKLFSIRSLRTLCMTIVGSCNGFLCHYEAHFDLSRHLHISNPVTGEFLSLPTPPNPDRRDCYGFGFSPISEVYKLVRVLSPYGKPDQPDQVMVLTVGSGIWRNIGHPAYSFDGVTPHGIYINGFIHWIGHSSSDCSRLVCAFDVESEQFQELPLPPCIYDLDETYFKLGVLKVLNFTEEGQVLGLHRNRLQAYALVTKGLVRVEVDQLPSVVSEAWDLVPSFVSLKDIARGQLEGLQGLHRV, encoded by the exons ATGAAGAGAAATAAACGAGCGCCAACCAACAGAAACAGACCCCCAAATCAAGAAGACGACGACGATGAAGAAGAGCATGATCAGAAACCCTACCTTCTGCATTTGCCAGAGCACATAATAATGGAGATCTTCTGCAAAATCCCAACAAAAACCCTCATCCAATGCAAGCGCGTGTGCAAGTCTTGGCGTTCTTGGCTCTCGGACCCTCAATTCACCAAAGAACTATTTTCACGAACACCCGCTTGCCTCTTGGTCACTGGCGTCCGCTCGCGCTGGGGCCACTTCTTGGTCGACCTCGACAGGGCCGGGTGGCAAAACGACGTCGCCTTGAAGCTTTTCAGTATAAGAAGTCTCCGAACTCTTTGTATGACCATTGTAGGCTCGTGCAATGGCTTCCTCTGTCACTACGAAGCCCATTTTGACTTGAGCCGTCATCTTCACATCTCCAATCCAGTTACTGGTGAGTTTTTATCTCTCCCAACACCTCCAAATCCTGATAGACGTGACTGTTATGGTTTTGGGTTCAGCCCCATCAGTGAGGTCTACAAGCTAGTTCGGGTTTTGTCTCCATACGGAAAGCCTGACCAACCTGACCAAGTAATGGTTTTGACTGTTGGCTCTGGCATTTGGAGAAACATTGGGCATCCTGCCTACTCTTTTGATGGTGTAACTCCTCATGGGATTTATATCAATGGGTTTATTCATTGGATTGGTCACAGTAGTAGTGACTGTTCCCGTTTGGTATGTGCCTTTGATGTCGAAAGCGAGCAGTTCCAAGAGTTACCACTGCCCCCTTGTATTTATGATCTGGATGAAACTTATTTTAAGCTCGGAGTATTGAAAG TATTGAATTTTACTGAGGAAGGGCAAGTCTTGGGGTTACATCGTAATCGATTGCAGGCTTATGCTCTGGTAACAAAGGGCCTTGTGAGGGTTGAGGTTGATCAATTACCTTCAGTGGTTTCGGAGGCATGGGACCTTGTTCCGAGCTTTGTTTCGCTTAAGGATATCGCCAGAGGGCAGCTTGAAG GACTTCAGGGTTTGCATCGTGTATGA
- the LOC18787832 gene encoding F-box protein At3g07870 isoform X1: MKRNKRAPTNRNRPPNQEDDDDEEEHDQKPYLLHLPEHIIMEIFCKIPTKTLIQCKRVCKSWRSWLSDPQFTKELFSRTPACLLVTGVRSRWGHFLVDLDRAGWQNDVALKLFSIRSLRTLCMTIVGSCNGFLCHYEAHFDLSRHLHISNPVTGEFLSLPTPPNPDRRDCYGFGFSPISEVYKLVRVLSPYGKPDQPDQVMVLTVGSGIWRNIGHPAYSFDGVTPHGIYINGFIHWIGHSSSDCSRLVCAFDVESEQFQELPLPPCIYDLDETYFKLGVLKGWLSVILNLNDDIIVWVMKDYGMKESWTKEHEFKNPVGFFGISVLNFTEEGQVLGLHRNRLQAYALVTKGLVRVEVDQLPSVVSEAWDLVPSFVSLKDIARGQLEGLQGLHRV; the protein is encoded by the exons ATGAAGAGAAATAAACGAGCGCCAACCAACAGAAACAGACCCCCAAATCAAGAAGACGACGACGATGAAGAAGAGCATGATCAGAAACCCTACCTTCTGCATTTGCCAGAGCACATAATAATGGAGATCTTCTGCAAAATCCCAACAAAAACCCTCATCCAATGCAAGCGCGTGTGCAAGTCTTGGCGTTCTTGGCTCTCGGACCCTCAATTCACCAAAGAACTATTTTCACGAACACCCGCTTGCCTCTTGGTCACTGGCGTCCGCTCGCGCTGGGGCCACTTCTTGGTCGACCTCGACAGGGCCGGGTGGCAAAACGACGTCGCCTTGAAGCTTTTCAGTATAAGAAGTCTCCGAACTCTTTGTATGACCATTGTAGGCTCGTGCAATGGCTTCCTCTGTCACTACGAAGCCCATTTTGACTTGAGCCGTCATCTTCACATCTCCAATCCAGTTACTGGTGAGTTTTTATCTCTCCCAACACCTCCAAATCCTGATAGACGTGACTGTTATGGTTTTGGGTTCAGCCCCATCAGTGAGGTCTACAAGCTAGTTCGGGTTTTGTCTCCATACGGAAAGCCTGACCAACCTGACCAAGTAATGGTTTTGACTGTTGGCTCTGGCATTTGGAGAAACATTGGGCATCCTGCCTACTCTTTTGATGGTGTAACTCCTCATGGGATTTATATCAATGGGTTTATTCATTGGATTGGTCACAGTAGTAGTGACTGTTCCCGTTTGGTATGTGCCTTTGATGTCGAAAGCGAGCAGTTCCAAGAGTTACCACTGCCCCCTTGTATTTATGATCTGGATGAAACTTATTTTAAGCTCGGAGTATTGAAAGGTTGGCTCTCTGTAATTCTTAACTTGAATGATGATATCATTGTTTGGGTGATGAAGGATTATGGAATGAAGGAGTCTTGGACTAAAGAGCACGAGTTTAAAAATCCAGTTGGTTTTTTTGGCATTTCAGTATTGAATTTTACTGAGGAAGGGCAAGTCTTGGGGTTACATCGTAATCGATTGCAGGCTTATGCTCTGGTAACAAAGGGCCTTGTGAGGGTTGAGGTTGATCAATTACCTTCAGTGGTTTCGGAGGCATGGGACCTTGTTCCGAGCTTTGTTTCGCTTAAGGATATCGCCAGAGGGCAGCTTGAAG GACTTCAGGGTTTGCATCGTGTATGA